One Thermodesulfobacteriota bacterium genomic region harbors:
- a CDS encoding MotA/TolQ/ExbB proton channel family protein, translated as MIWDSSVSEFFAKGGIFMYPILLCSVVGLAIFLQKLWILRGPRIIPEQFLKSLYGLLSQGKIGEALVLSRANDSSIARIASVALENSNKPKEELKEEIEAIGRKEAQELGRYIEGLGAISNASTLLGLLGTISGMINIFQVISEQPIVNPPSLAGGISEALYTTAFGLLVAIPAFIAYKYTLGKADGLISDMEQEGRRIMEEIVLSVDRKEKAREMAR; from the coding sequence ATGATTTGGGATAGCAGTGTGTCTGAATTTTTCGCAAAGGGTGGGATATTCATGTATCCCATTCTTCTCTGTTCGGTTGTCGGGTTAGCGATATTTCTCCAGAAATTGTGGATACTTAGGGGGCCAAGGATTATCCCAGAGCAATTTTTAAAAAGTCTTTACGGTTTGCTATCCCAGGGAAAAATAGGCGAGGCCCTGGTGCTGTCCCGTGCCAACGACTCCTCGATCGCCAGGATCGCCTCTGTAGCCCTGGAGAATTCAAATAAGCCCAAGGAAGAGCTCAAAGAGGAAATAGAAGCGATAGGACGAAAAGAGGCGCAGGAGCTCGGACGATACATAGAGGGACTGGGTGCAATAAGTAACGCCAGCACCCTGCTGGGCCTCCTCGGGACGATCTCCGGTATGATAAATATATTCCAGGTCATATCGGAACAGCCTATAGTTAACCCGCCCAGCCTGGCCGGCGGCATATCTGAGGCTCTATACACTACCGCATTCGGGCTTCTCGTGGCCATTCCTGCTTTCATCGCCTATAAATACACTTTAGGAAAGGCTGACGGCCTGATATCCGATATGGAACAAGAGGGTAGGAGGATTATGGAGGAGATTGTTCTTTCGGTTGACCGGAAAGAGAAAGCGAGAGAGATGGCCAGATGA
- a CDS encoding biopolymer transporter ExbD gives MKFRNGNEKKARFAAAVDLTPIVDTVFNLLIFFALSLNFAATSGGINVRLPKAATAEPIKAEQLTISLTKDDKLYLNDKTISLDELSKTLEKNRDKESLVIIRADNAVPHGRVVEVMDMVKTQGFSRLAIGVEQASPERK, from the coding sequence ATGAAGTTCAGAAATGGGAACGAGAAAAAAGCCCGATTTGCTGCAGCGGTCGACCTTACCCCGATCGTCGACACCGTTTTCAATCTCCTCATATTTTTTGCGCTTTCCTTAAATTTTGCGGCAACCTCGGGTGGAATAAACGTAAGGCTGCCCAAAGCCGCTACTGCAGAGCCGATAAAAGCGGAGCAGCTTACCATCAGCCTTACTAAAGACGACAAGCTCTATCTTAACGATAAGACTATCAGCTTGGATGAGCTTTCTAAGACGCTCGAAAAAAACCGGGACAAAGAATCATTGGTTATAATCCGGGCGGACAATGCAGTTCCTCACGGCCGGGTTGTCGAGGTCATGGATATGGTCAAAACCCAGGGCTTTTCCAGGCTGGCTATAGGCGTAGAGCAAGCCTCTCCGGAGAGGAAGTGA